Proteins found in one Methanospirillum hungatei JF-1 genomic segment:
- a CDS encoding archease: MSFEERDHTADILMHIRAADTIGLFTDAGHALMKTMYRGPARPIEEVSVTITGQSLEHLLHGFLSELLFESEVQNIVFCEFEFQIREGEVRAILRGEPFDPAIHGGGTEVKGISWYGLSIRQEQNEYACDVLFDV, encoded by the coding sequence ATGAGCTTTGAAGAGAGGGACCATACTGCAGATATTCTGATGCATATCAGGGCAGCGGATACTATCGGGCTTTTTACCGATGCAGGCCATGCCCTCATGAAGACGATGTACCGGGGCCCTGCAAGACCCATTGAAGAAGTGTCTGTCACCATTACCGGCCAGTCTCTGGAACACCTCCTTCATGGATTCCTCTCTGAACTCCTGTTTGAATCAGAGGTTCAGAATATCGTCTTCTGCGAGTTTGAATTTCAGATACGCGAAGGTGAAGTCAGAGCAATCCTCCGGGGAGAGCCATTTGATCCTGCGATCCACGGGGGAGGGACTGAAGTGAAGGGGATCTCCTGGTATGGGCTTTCCATCAGGCAGGAACAGAATGAATATGCCTGCGACGTATTGTTTGATGTGTGA